The Thermoanaerobacterium thermosaccharolyticum DSM 571 region TTGTCAGGAGGAGAGTCACAGAGGATAAGGCTTGCAAGCCAGATAGGCTCAGGACTGGTAGGAGTTACTTATATACTTGATGAGCCTAGCATTGGGCTACATCAAAGAGACAACGAAAGGCTTTTAAATTCCCTTAAAAAGTTAAAAGATCAAGGAAATACGTTGATTGTTGTAGAACATGACGAGGATACGATGTTTGCGGCTGATTACATTGTTGATGTAGGTCCAGGGCCTGGAGAACACGGTGGTAAAATCGTGGCAGCAGGAACAGTAGAAGATATCATGGCATGTGAAGAATCTCTTACTGGTCAATATTTAAGTGGAAAGAAAAAAATAGATGTTCCTAAAACGAGGAGAAAACCTAATGGTCACTATTTGACAGTGCGTGGTGCTAGCGAAAATAACTTAAAAAACATCGATGTGACATTTCCTCTTGGGATTTTGATATGCATAACAGGTGTGTCTGGGTCAGGTAAAAGTACACTCATAAATGAAATACTTTATAAAGCGCTTGCACAAAAATTGTACAAAGCAAAAGACTTGCCTGGCAAATACTCATCTATAGAAGGGATTGAATTTATCGATAAAGTGATAAATATAGATCAATCTCCTATAGGAAGGACACCAAGGTCAAATCCAGCCACATATACAGGTGTATTTGACCCAATCAGAGAGCTGTTTTCAAACACACCTGATGCAAAGATGAGAGGTTATAAACCTGGCCGCTTTAGCTTCAATGTTAAAGGCGGAAGGTGTGAGGCTTGCAGTGGAGATGGTATAATAAAGATAGAGATGAATTTCCTTCCAGATGTATATGTTCCGTGTGAAGTCTGCAAAGGCAATAGGTACAATAGGGAAACGCTGGAGATAAAATACAAAGGGAAAAATATCTCTGATGTTTTGAACATGACGGTTGAAGAGGCATTGGATTTTTTTAAGAATATACCTAGAATAAAAAGCAAACTTGAAACATTAAATGATGTGGGGTTAGGATATATTAAGTTAGGACAGCCGTCCACACAGCTGTCTGGCGGTGAGGCCCAAAGGGTTAAGCTTGCGACAGAATTGTCTCGCCGTTCAACAGGGAAGACTGTGTATATACTTGACGAGCCGACTACAGGTCTTCATTTTGCTGATGTAGATAGGCTTCTAGACGTTTTAAACAGGCTTGTGGATGGAGGCAATACGGTCATAGTGATAGAACACAACCTTGACGTCATTAAATCAGCCGATTATATTATCGATATGGGACCTGAAGGCGGTGACAGAGGAGGAAGGATTGTGGCTACCGGTACACCGGAAGAAGTGGCTGAAAACAACTTTTCATATACTGGGCAGTTTTTGAAAAAAATTCTTGCCAGACAATGAGGTGTTTTTATGTATCAACTGGCAGCAAATATATTAAAATATGTATTATTACTGCTTATATATCTATTTTTGTACAGAGTTTTTAAAATTATATATCTTGATATAAAAGGCGTAAGAAGAGAGAGGGAAGTGACAAAGGCAAAACTGGTGTCACTTTCTGGCATGGGCAGCTTTAACCTGTTTGAGGTGACTACGATAGGAAGAGCTGATGACTGTGACATTGTCGTTGAGAATCCTTACGTTTCCAGTAAACATGCCATGATAAGGAAGAAAGGTAAAAAATTCGTCATACAAGATTTGAATAGCACCAATGGCACATATGTAAATGGAAAGCGTGTCAAAAATATAGCTAGGATTAAAAACAATGATGTAATAAAATTTGGCAATGAAGAGTACAGATTTTTGATTTAAGGTGGTATTTTAATGGAAGAATATGTTAAGACAGGCTCAAAGGCTATGAAAGATATCTTTTTGATATTCGTAATAGCGTTTATGCTGCTCTTTATATATCATAAGCCAAAAGGCTTTGACACCATATACTTTACATTAGCTTTTTTGCCGTTAATTTACATTGTATATTATTTACATGTCAGGTTATTTCCAATGGGAGAAATTCAGCTTATAATTTTAAGCTCTTTTCTGGCAGAGATGGGCCTTATAATGATATACAGAGTAGCGCCGGATTTGATTTTAAAACAGATTGCGTGGATTTTTATTGGTTTCATACTGTATTTTGTTTCATCTTACGCTTGCAAATACTATGACTTCTTCTACAAAGTCAAATATGGAAATTATGTGTACTTGGCAATATCATTTATATTGCTATTTTCTACGTTTGTATTAGGTAAAGAAATTGGAGGTTCTAAAAACTGGCTTACTTTTGGCTCCATTTCAGTGCAGCCGTCGGAAATTGTAAAGATAATATATATAATTTTTCTTGCAAGGTATTTAAAGGATAATAAAACTGCAAAAGACATAATTAAAGTTGGCGCAATAACAATCGTTATTGTTGGGATTTTAGTCATAGAAAAAGATCTCGGTACTGCCCTTTTGTTTTATCTTACCACAACATTTATGATATTTGCTGCAACGTCAAGCCTTTTGTACACTGCAGCAAGCGTTGCTTTTCTTGGATTTGGCGGAGTAATTTCATATTTTCTTTTCAACCATGTTCGCGTGAGGATCCAGGCATGGCTAAATCCATGGATGGATGTTCCTGGAAAGACGTATCAGATAGCTCAATCGCTTTTTGCAATTGGTGCAGGAGGTTTTTTCGGTACCGGTCTTGGAATGGGGCATCCTGAATATATTCCTGTTGTCGCCAGTGACTTTATTTTTTCTGCTATCAGCGAAGAATTTGGGATGTTGGGTTCCGTTGCAATAATTCTAGTGTATTTCGTAATCATGTATAGGGGCATAAAAGTTGCACTTGATGCCAAAGACGACTTCGGCGCATTAATTGCGGTAGGACTTACAAGCATGTTTAGCTTGCAGGTTTTTACTATTATAGGCGGCGTCATTAAGTTCATACCACTTACAGGTGTAACACTGCCTTTTGTAAGCTACGGAGGTAGTTCAATGGTAATGAGTTTCATCACATTGGGTATGTTGAATGGTATCGCAGTAAGAGAGGATGAGGATGTTGAACAGTATGAACCGCAACATTAAAATACTTTTTGCGGTCTTTTCAATTCTATTTTTAAGCCTTATAGCATATCTATCGTATTTCCAACTGTATGAAAAGAACAAGCTTATAACTAGTTCATATAGTGTATACAACAAAAGACTCATTGAACAGGAAAAGAAGATTCTACGAGGCAGTATTTATGATAGAAATGGCAATGTGCTGGCAAAAAGCACTATTGTAAATGGTGAGCAGATAAGGCAGTATCTTGATGGTGTTCCATTTGCAAATATAATTGGCTACAGCCGGAGGATATATCAACAGGGCAGTACAGGGATAGAAAACACATATGATAGAGAGCTTCTTGGAATGATAAATACAGATCCGATGACATTTTTGAGGGAGACTGTTTTAGGGAAAAGCCAAACTGGTGATGATGTTGTGTTGACTGTGGATAAGAGATTGCAGGATTTGGCTTACAATTTACTAGGCGGCAGAAAAGGTGCTGTGGTTGCGCTAAATCCTAAGACAGGTGAAGTTCTTGCTTTGGTATCATCACCGTCATACGATCCAAACACGCTTGGAGAAAAGTGGAATAGTACCATGAATAGTCCTGATCATCTAGTGCTTAACAGAGCGACACAGGGACTGTATCCGCCTGGTTCAATATTCAAAATTGTAACTGCATCTGCAGCTTTGACATATAAGCCTGACATTTATAATCAAGTATTTAATGATATAGGTTATGTAATTGTTGATGGAAATAAAATAACCAATTATGATAATATAGCATATGGAACGATAGGATTTCAGAAAGCTTTTTACGTTTCTTCAAATACAACATTCGTTAAAATTGGACTTCAGGTGGGAAGATCAGATCTTGAGTCTATGGCAAATAAATATGGGTTAAACGATAGTGTTCCATTTGATATACCTGTTGAAAAAAATCAGTTTCCGTCAATTCCTTTAATAAATGGGAAAGTTCAATTGGCAGAAAGTTCTATAGGACAGGGTAAAACATTAGTTACGCCGTTGACGATGGCATTGATGGCATCTGCACCTGCCAACGGTGGAGTAATAATGAAGCCATATTTGATGGACTACGTTAAAAACCCCGTTACGGGAGAGATACTTGAAAAGACGATGCCAGAAAAATATTTGAATCCGATAAGTAAAGATGTGGCAGATAAGATAAAGCAGCTTATGATAGGCGTTGTGCAACAAGGCACGGGCACAGCGGCACAGATACCGGGTATAACAGTTGCAGGAAAGACCGGCACTGCTGAAAATCCACAAGGACAGGCACATGCTTGGTTTGTAGGATTTGCACCTGCAGAAAATCCTAAAATTGTTGTTGCTGTCATAGTTGAAAATGGAGGTGCTGGCGGAGCTGTTGCAGCACCTATTGCTAGGGAAATAATGAGAGCATATTTGGGATATTGAGATTATTCTTTTTCAGCATACATTAATGAGTCTCATAAGGTGATGATATGGTTAATATTGAGGAAAAATTGAAGTTGCTGCCGGAAAAACCCGGCGTTTATATAATGAAAGATTCAAGCGGAAAGATTATCTATGTAGGAAAAGCTGTAATTTTAAAAAATCGAGTAAGACAGTATTTTCAAAATCCGGCAAACCAGATTCCAAAGGTCAGAACAATGGTGAGGCATATTGCTGATTTTGAATACATTGTAACAGATACAGAGCTTGAAGCACTCATATTGGAATGCAATTTGATAAAAAAACATAAGCCTAAGTACAACATATTATTAAAAGATGACAAAAATTATCCGTATATAAAGATAACCGTAAATGAAGATTATCCGAGAATACTCTTTACAAGAAGACTTGAAATGGATGGTGCCAAATATTTTGGACCCTACAGCAGTGCCTTTGCAGTTCGTGAGACTATAAAACTTTTAAGGCACATGTTTCCACTTAGATCGTGCAATAGAAATATAGAAAAAGATATTGGCAAATGCAGAGAGTGTTTATATTATCACATTGGATTGTGTTCTGCTCCATGTATAGGACAAATATCAAAAGATGATTATATGAAATTGGTAGATGATGCTTTAATGTTTCTAGAAGGCAAACACGATGTACTGCTTAAAAAATTGAAAGAAGAAATGGAAAAGGCCTCGCAAAACATGGAATTCGAAAAAGCCGCAAAGCTTAGAGATCAGATATACGGCATTGAGAAGACGTCTGAAAAACAGAAGATAATTTCTACATCAGGTGAGGATCAGGACGTTATATCAATGGCTAGAAGTGCAGATGACGCTTGCATTCAGGTGTTTTTCATAAGGGGTGGAAAAGTAAGCGGAAGAGAGCACTACTTCATGAAAAATACCGATGAGATGAATAGAAGTGATATAATGTCATCGTTTATCAAACAATTTTACGACGGTGCACCTTATATACCAAAGGAAATAATAACAGACGTTGATATGGATGAAAAACATGTCTTAGCGGAATGGCTGTCAAATAAAAGAGGAAACAAAGTTGTGATTTCGATCCCATCAAAAGGAAAGAAAAAAGAACTTGTTGATATGGTTTATGAAAATGCTCTTGAATCGTTGAAAAGTGACATCAATTTAAAGATGAAAAGGCAAAAGAGTGATGCCGTATCAGAGCTATCCAAATTGCTTGGTCTAGAATATGCAGAGAGAATTGAAGCTTTTGACATCTCAAATATAAGAGGGACTGATAATGTTGCATCTATGGTTGTATTTGTTGACGGGAAACCCCACAAATCGTCATATCGGAAATTCAACATAAAGACCGTTGAAGGTCAGGACGATTATGGAAGCATGAGGGAAGTCATTTTAAGAAGGATAAAACATGGAATAGAGGAGCGAAAATTGATTGATGATGGAGAGCTTCAAGAGGATAAAGCTAAGTTCCATATAATGCCTGACTTGATACTTGTTGATGGTGGACTTGGCCATGTCAATACGGCAAAAGAGGTGTTACGTGAATTAAATGTGGATATACCTGTGTATGGAATGGTGAAGGATTCAAAACACAGAACAAGAGGCTTAGTATCTACTGATGGTGAAATAGATATGCCTATGACAGGAAGAGCTTTTAGACTTGTTGCAGAAATACAAGACGAAGCACATAGGTTTGCTATAACATTTCATAAGGAAACGAAAAGTAAAAAATTAAGAAGTGATCTTTTAAATATCCCAGGCATTGGAGAAAAACGCATGAAAGCTTTATTTGAGGCGTTTAAGACGATAGATGACATTAAAAATGCTACAGTTGAAGAACTTAAAAAAGTTGAAGGGATGAATGAAAAAGCAGCAAATGCCGTCTATGATTATTTTAGAAGCGATTGATAATATGAAAAATTTATCATAAGCGAAATTTGTGAGCACTGATAAATTTTTCAAATAAAAGAGGTATCATCAGGTAGATGATATCTCTTCACGAAGATTAGACCAAATATCTTGGAATATATTTACTCTATGCTATTCAAACGTAACCAAGCAAACCTCTGACGGAGACGTCGCCGGATGCAATAGTTTTTTTCTCACCATTTTTAAATACAACAATTAGATTGCCGTCATCGTCGATATCAACAGCACGTCCTATGCATTCATTGTTGTTTATTATTACTTTTACATCTTTGTTTAGCGTCAATGAATATTCTTTGCATAAATTTCGTATAGATGAAAATCCATTTATTAAAAATATCCTATAGTATTTTTCAAAATTATTAAGTATCGATGCTGTCAGAGGCTTTCTATCTAGAATTTTGCCTGTTTCAATAGAGAGGGATGTTGCCTTGCCACACAAATCTTCTGGAAAATTTTGTACATTTACATTTATACCGATTCCAATTACTATGAAATTTACTCGATCTATTTCCCCATTCATTTCTGTAAGTATTCCACAAACCTTTTTACTGTTTATTACTATATCATTTGGCCATTTTATGCCAGATCTTATATCAGCTATTTCTTTGATGGAGTCTACGACAGCCACTGCTGCAACTTGCGTCAGCTTGACTGCTTCATTAGGACTTAAGTTCGGCTTAAGAATCATAGACAGCCATATTCCTTGTCCTTTATTTGAAACCCAGTGCCTTCCCATGCGGCCTCTTCCCGATGTTTGTTCTTCTGCAACAATCGCTGTACCGTCTGTGGCGCTTGGTGCAATTTCTTTTGCATAATCATTTGTGGATGATATGCTTTCAAAGTGTAAATAATTTCTGCCTATGAATTCTGCTTTTAAATATGGAGAAATTTCCATATAATCTATGATATCGGGTTCTTCCATCAAAAGATATCCAGATTTGTGTTTCGACTCTATGATGTAACCATCCGATTTCAATTCATTTATGCATTTCCACACTGCCGTTCGAGACACGTTTAGCATTTCGCATAATTCTTGACCTGATATATGTTTGCCTTTATTTGCTTTTAAAATTGATAAGATATCATTTTTTAACAAAGCCCACTCACCTTCAACTATAGATTCAAGTTTATTATACAGTAAAAATAATTTTCGACAAATAGTTTTGTTAAACAAAGAGACAATTTTAACTTTTCAGGATTAACATTAACTGAAATAAATGTTCAGATAATTTTTGAATTACAATGAATAAAAATGTATTGACAATATATATAGAAGATGATAAAATAATTATGAAAATACGTTATAAAATTTAGGGTTGTTACTGATTCGATCAGGCGATACCTTAGCTAATCTAGGATATTTGATTAATATTCTGGATTGACTAAGGTTTTTATTTCTTTAATGAGCATATATGTGAGGTGGGAGTGGACACAAATGATAATAGAAAAGATATTTAATAGCAATGCCATAGTAGCCAGGGATTCAGATGATCGTGAGTTAGTTGTTATGGGGCGTGGAATTGGATTTAAAAAGAGTGCTGGCGAGATGATAGACGAAACTTTAATTGAGAAAACGTTCATACTTAAACAAAATGATGCTTCAGAAAAATTTAAATTATTGTTAGAGGATATTCCCACTGAATACGTTTCGATATGCTATGACATTATTGAATATGCAAAAAATATGCTAAATACAAAACTAAATGATTATATATACGTTACCCTCACTGATCATATTTACAATGCTATTAAAATGTTTGATGAAGGTTTAGAAAATCCCAACCCATTGATTTGGGAAATTAAAAAATTTTACCCTAAGGAATTTCAAATTGGATTAAAAGCATTGGAGTTTATTGAAGATGAGTTAAATAAAAAGCTTCCAGATGATGAGGCTGGCAATATAGCTCTTCATTTAATAAATGCACAGATAAACAGCTCATTCAATAAAGTGGAAAATGTAGCTGAACAAACAAAAAAAATACATGACATTTTAAATATTGTTATGTATACCTATGGCATCACACTAGACGAAAAATCTATCAGCTATGAAAGATTTATTACTCATTTAAGATTTTTCTTCCAAAGGCTGAATAAAAAAGAACAGTTGAAGGAAGTGGATGATTATCTATTTAAAAAAGTAAAGACAAAGTATAAAAAAGCTTACGATTGTATGCTTAAGATAGAAAAATATTTAGAAACTGAGCTATCAAATGAGGAAAAACTATATTTAACTCTTCATATTCAGCGTGTTACTCAAACATAAATTGAATAATTTTTGGATTGTTACTGGTAATGCAGGCGAGACCAAATCAGATAGTATAAAATTATACTGTCTATTTGTTCTCGCCTTTTTTATACAAATTAAAAAAATTATTAATTAAAAAAGGAGAGATTATCATGAAGTATGAAAAATTAGCCAAAGACATTATAAAAAATGTTGGCGGCAAAGAGAATGTAATTAGTTTAACCCACTGTGTTACACGTCTTCGCTTTAAACTAAAGGACGAAAGCAAGGCAAATACAGAAGCCCTTAAAAAAATGGATGGTATTGTTACCGTTGTAAATAGCGGTGGGCAATATCAGGTTGTTATAGGAAACCATGTACCAGATGTATATGCTGATGTTGTTGCTATAGGAGGTTTTCAGACAGAAGGTACAGAGGAAGCAGCCTCAAGTGAAAAGAAAAATTTATTTAACAGTTTCATTGATACCATTTCAGGTGTATTTGCGCCAACGCTTGGTGTACTTGCCGCAACAGGCATGATAAAAGGCTTAAATGCATTATTTGTGGCTTTACATCTTCTAACTGCTACTTCAGGAACTTATCAGATTTTAAATGCCATAGGAGACAGCTTTTTTTACTTCTTCCCAATATTCCTTGGCTTTACAGCTGCTAAGAAGTTTAATGCCAATCAGTTTGTTGGCATGACGCTGGGTGCAATACTTGTTTATCCAACGTTTGCTAGTATAATGGCAGGAAAGCCTTTGTACACATTATTTAATGGAACGGCAATTCAATCACCTGTGTATTTAACTTTCTTAGGTATTCCTGTTATATTAATGAATTACTCATCAAGCGTTATTCCTATTATATTAACCGTATATGCAGGAGCTAAAATTGAGAAATTTTTTAAAAAAGTAATACCTGATGTAGTTAAAACATTCTTAGTGCCGTTCTTTACACTTTTAGTAGTTGCTCCTTTAGCTTTAATAGTTATAGGACCTATAGCAACTTGGGCAGGTAAATTACTTGGCGCATTAACGATTGCTATATACAACTTAAACCCGACCATTGCAGGATTATTTATGGGTGCTTTTGGGCAAGTGTTTGTTATATTTGGGTTACACTGGGGATTAATGCCAATAGTGTTCAACAATTTATCAGTACTTCATTATGATATAATTCTTCCACTAACGTTTGCAACTACTTTTGCTCAAACAGGTGTAGTATTAGCTGTATTAGTTAAAACTAAGAATCCTAAATTAAGATCAATAGCAATACCGGCATTTGTTTCAGGGATTTTCGGTGTTACAGAACCAGCAATATATGGTGTTACATTGCCTCATAAAAAACCGTTTGTACTAAGCTGTATAGCAGCATCAATAGGTGGCGGTATATCAGGATTTATGAGATCTAAGCTATATATGCTAGGGGGAGCTGGTATTTTTGAAATTCCAAGCTTTATTAGCCCAAAAGGAATTGACACTGGATTCTATGGTGCAATTATTTCCATAGTGGTAGGGTTTGTATTAGGTTTCATATTAATGCTCTTCAGTGGTCTTAAAGATGAAGAATCTAAAGAAGAAAATAAGGAGGTAACCAGCGGAGATATATTAATAAAGCAAGAAACTGTAGTTAGCCCATTAAAAGGAGAAGTCAAAGCCTTATCAGAAATAAAGGACGAGGCTTTTTCAAAAGGTGTACTAGGAAAAGGCGTTGCAATCGAACCAACAGAAGGCAGGTTAGTTGCACCGGTAGATGGAACTATAACAACTTTATTCCCAACTGGCCATGCTTTAGGAATTACAAGCGATAAAGGTACAGAAATTTTAATTCATATTGGTATGGATACAGTTCAATTGGAAGGGAAATATTTTCATGCTAAAGTAAAACAAGGTGATAATGTAAAGGCAGGTCAGGTACTGATAGAATTCGATATTGATGCTATAAAGAAGGAAGGTTATTCTTTAACAACACCTATAGTGATTACAAATTCAAATAATTACTTGGATGTTATTGAAACAGATAAAAAGACTGTCAACTATAAAGATGATTTATTAACAGTGATGATCTAGATATTTAACAAAAATTAAAATATTCAAGCATCAGAGGTGAAGCTAAGTGCCTCTGATGCTTAAAAACCAATTTTCAAGGAGGAGAAATGAGATATGGAAAATTTGATTAAGAAATTCCCGGAAGGATTTTTATGGGGAGGAGCTACTGCTGCTAACCAATGTGAAGGTGCATAAAATGAAGGTGGTAAAGGATTGAGTACTGCTGATATTTTGACAAGTGGAAGCCGTACAACTCCAAGACGTATTACTCCAGTCTTAGAGGAAGGAACATATTATCCAAGTCATGAAGCAATAGATTTCTACCATCGCTATAAGGAAGATATAAAATTATTTGCTGAAATGGGCTTTAAAGTCTTTCGTATGTCAATTGCTTGGACAAGAATATTTCCAAATGGTGATGATGCTGAACCAAATGAAGAAGGTTTAAAGTTTTATGACAATGTTTTTGCAGAATTAAAAAAATACAATATAGAACCTTTAGTTACAATATCACATTATGAAGCACCATATAATTTGACTAAGAAGTATAATGGATGGGCAGATAGAAAAGTAATAGATTTCTACGTTAAATACTGCGAAACTATATTTAAGAGGTACAAAGATGTAGTTAAGTATTGGCTGACATTTAATGAAATTAATGCCTTAACAATGCCATTTGGAACATTTGGGGCTGGTGCAATGATGCCACCGGAGGGAAATAGAGAACTTACGAATGTATCACTAAACAATGATCAAATTAGGTTTCAAGCACTGCATCATCAATTTGTAGCAAGTGCAAAGGCTGTCAAACTTGGTCATGAAATTAATAAAGATTTTAAAATAGGATGTATGATAGCTTATATGTGCACATATCCACTTACTTGTAATCCT contains the following coding sequences:
- a CDS encoding FHA domain-containing protein, which produces MYQLAANILKYVLLLLIYLFLYRVFKIIYLDIKGVRREREVTKAKLVSLSGMGSFNLFEVTTIGRADDCDIVVENPYVSSKHAMIRKKGKKFVIQDLNSTNGTYVNGKRVKNIARIKNNDVIKFGNEEYRFLI
- a CDS encoding FtsW/RodA/SpoVE family cell cycle protein; the encoded protein is MEEYVKTGSKAMKDIFLIFVIAFMLLFIYHKPKGFDTIYFTLAFLPLIYIVYYLHVRLFPMGEIQLIILSSFLAEMGLIMIYRVAPDLILKQIAWIFIGFILYFVSSYACKYYDFFYKVKYGNYVYLAISFILLFSTFVLGKEIGGSKNWLTFGSISVQPSEIVKIIYIIFLARYLKDNKTAKDIIKVGAITIVIVGILVIEKDLGTALLFYLTTTFMIFAATSSLLYTAASVAFLGFGGVISYFLFNHVRVRIQAWLNPWMDVPGKTYQIAQSLFAIGAGGFFGTGLGMGHPEYIPVVASDFIFSAISEEFGMLGSVAIILVYFVIMYRGIKVALDAKDDFGALIAVGLTSMFSLQVFTIIGGVIKFIPLTGVTLPFVSYGGSSMVMSFITLGMLNGIAVREDEDVEQYEPQH
- a CDS encoding peptidoglycan D,D-transpeptidase FtsI family protein; translated protein: MLNSMNRNIKILFAVFSILFLSLIAYLSYFQLYEKNKLITSSYSVYNKRLIEQEKKILRGSIYDRNGNVLAKSTIVNGEQIRQYLDGVPFANIIGYSRRIYQQGSTGIENTYDRELLGMINTDPMTFLRETVLGKSQTGDDVVLTVDKRLQDLAYNLLGGRKGAVVALNPKTGEVLALVSSPSYDPNTLGEKWNSTMNSPDHLVLNRATQGLYPPGSIFKIVTASAALTYKPDIYNQVFNDIGYVIVDGNKITNYDNIAYGTIGFQKAFYVSSNTTFVKIGLQVGRSDLESMANKYGLNDSVPFDIPVEKNQFPSIPLINGKVQLAESSIGQGKTLVTPLTMALMASAPANGGVIMKPYLMDYVKNPVTGEILEKTMPEKYLNPISKDVADKIKQLMIGVVQQGTGTAAQIPGITVAGKTGTAENPQGQAHAWFVGFAPAENPKIVVAVIVENGGAGGAVAAPIAREIMRAYLGY
- the uvrC gene encoding excinuclease ABC subunit UvrC, whose protein sequence is MVNIEEKLKLLPEKPGVYIMKDSSGKIIYVGKAVILKNRVRQYFQNPANQIPKVRTMVRHIADFEYIVTDTELEALILECNLIKKHKPKYNILLKDDKNYPYIKITVNEDYPRILFTRRLEMDGAKYFGPYSSAFAVRETIKLLRHMFPLRSCNRNIEKDIGKCRECLYYHIGLCSAPCIGQISKDDYMKLVDDALMFLEGKHDVLLKKLKEEMEKASQNMEFEKAAKLRDQIYGIEKTSEKQKIISTSGEDQDVISMARSADDACIQVFFIRGGKVSGREHYFMKNTDEMNRSDIMSSFIKQFYDGAPYIPKEIITDVDMDEKHVLAEWLSNKRGNKVVISIPSKGKKKELVDMVYENALESLKSDINLKMKRQKSDAVSELSKLLGLEYAERIEAFDISNIRGTDNVASMVVFVDGKPHKSSYRKFNIKTVEGQDDYGSMREVILRRIKHGIEERKLIDDGELQEDKAKFHIMPDLILVDGGLGHVNTAKEVLRELNVDIPVYGMVKDSKHRTRGLVSTDGEIDMPMTGRAFRLVAEIQDEAHRFAITFHKETKSKKLRSDLLNIPGIGEKRMKALFEAFKTIDDIKNATVEELKKVEGMNEKAANAVYDYFRSD
- a CDS encoding biotin--[acetyl-CoA-carboxylase] ligase, with translation MLKNDILSILKANKGKHISGQELCEMLNVSRTAVWKCINELKSDGYIIESKHKSGYLLMEEPDIIDYMEISPYLKAEFIGRNYLHFESISSTNDYAKEIAPSATDGTAIVAEEQTSGRGRMGRHWVSNKGQGIWLSMILKPNLSPNEAVKLTQVAAVAVVDSIKEIADIRSGIKWPNDIVINSKKVCGILTEMNGEIDRVNFIVIGIGINVNVQNFPEDLCGKATSLSIETGKILDRKPLTASILNNFEKYYRIFLINGFSSIRNLCKEYSLTLNKDVKVIINNNECIGRAVDIDDDGNLIVVFKNGEKKTIASGDVSVRGLLGYV
- the licT gene encoding BglG family transcription antiterminator LicT; amino-acid sequence: MIIEKIFNSNAIVARDSDDRELVVMGRGIGFKKSAGEMIDETLIEKTFILKQNDASEKFKLLLEDIPTEYVSICYDIIEYAKNMLNTKLNDYIYVTLTDHIYNAIKMFDEGLENPNPLIWEIKKFYPKEFQIGLKALEFIEDELNKKLPDDEAGNIALHLINAQINSSFNKVENVAEQTKKIHDILNIVMYTYGITLDEKSISYERFITHLRFFFQRLNKKEQLKEVDDYLFKKVKTKYKKAYDCMLKIEKYLETELSNEEKLYLTLHIQRVTQT
- a CDS encoding beta-glucoside-specific PTS transporter subunit IIABC, which codes for MKYEKLAKDIIKNVGGKENVISLTHCVTRLRFKLKDESKANTEALKKMDGIVTVVNSGGQYQVVIGNHVPDVYADVVAIGGFQTEGTEEAASSEKKNLFNSFIDTISGVFAPTLGVLAATGMIKGLNALFVALHLLTATSGTYQILNAIGDSFFYFFPIFLGFTAAKKFNANQFVGMTLGAILVYPTFASIMAGKPLYTLFNGTAIQSPVYLTFLGIPVILMNYSSSVIPIILTVYAGAKIEKFFKKVIPDVVKTFLVPFFTLLVVAPLALIVIGPIATWAGKLLGALTIAIYNLNPTIAGLFMGAFGQVFVIFGLHWGLMPIVFNNLSVLHYDIILPLTFATTFAQTGVVLAVLVKTKNPKLRSIAIPAFVSGIFGVTEPAIYGVTLPHKKPFVLSCIAASIGGGISGFMRSKLYMLGGAGIFEIPSFISPKGIDTGFYGAIISIVVGFVLGFILMLFSGLKDEESKEENKEVTSGDILIKQETVVSPLKGEVKALSEIKDEAFSKGVLGKGVAIEPTEGRLVAPVDGTITTLFPTGHALGITSDKGTEILIHIGMDTVQLEGKYFHAKVKQGDNVKAGQVLIEFDIDAIKKEGYSLTTPIVITNSNNYLDVIETDKKTVNYKDDLLTVMI